The following are from one region of the Hymenobacter sp. YIM 151858-1 genome:
- a CDS encoding lysophospholipid acyltransferase family protein, whose protein sequence is MSSATVSAASTQPPSSAAIRANQRIYHDHYDPDFVRALDENILQLLDRVWFRSELVGFEEHYPERNNPHRPLIFCSNHSGMAFPWDAIVALSHLYRRVAHKSDLPRPLSAPLLSQSALMNPFLLRDFWKRAGCVDATTLNFETMMYYNDHNLMLYPEGVPGIGKGFNRKYQLQRLASSIVRLSIQHNTDLVLFSTVNGEYLNPGAYSWDWLNHLSKKIGIPFLPVTLLLIGIILQPWMFYMAFPAKLTFVLGSRMRPADWVDKPFEELTREDFVVLTERVQQQMQLELNDAVARYGQQPYRLSELWQRMKENWRYFPFFLPPFWPMLFHEFERQYSKNGRKQFRLRLAGFGTTLRLLWRNPFVINFFIPILGWIPIAIRGYYKNRIGQKLPGQR, encoded by the coding sequence ATGTCCTCGGCCACCGTTTCTGCCGCCTCTACCCAGCCGCCTAGCTCGGCAGCCATCCGGGCCAATCAGCGCATCTACCACGATCATTACGACCCGGACTTCGTTCGCGCCCTCGACGAAAACATCCTGCAGCTGCTCGACCGGGTGTGGTTCCGCTCCGAGCTGGTGGGCTTTGAGGAGCACTACCCCGAGCGCAACAACCCGCACCGGCCGCTCATTTTCTGCTCCAACCACTCGGGCATGGCTTTCCCCTGGGATGCCATCGTGGCCCTCTCGCACCTCTACCGCCGGGTAGCGCACAAGTCCGATTTGCCCCGGCCGCTGTCGGCGCCGCTGCTCAGCCAATCGGCCCTGATGAACCCCTTCCTGCTCCGCGACTTCTGGAAGCGGGCCGGCTGCGTGGATGCCACCACGCTGAACTTCGAGACGATGATGTACTACAACGACCACAACCTGATGCTGTACCCCGAGGGGGTACCCGGCATCGGCAAGGGGTTCAACCGGAAGTACCAGTTGCAGCGCCTCGCCAGCAGCATCGTGCGCCTCAGCATTCAGCACAACACCGATCTGGTGCTGTTTTCCACCGTCAACGGCGAGTACCTCAACCCCGGCGCTTATAGCTGGGATTGGCTTAACCACCTGAGCAAGAAAATCGGCATTCCGTTTTTGCCCGTCACGCTGCTGCTCATCGGCATTATCCTGCAGCCCTGGATGTTTTACATGGCCTTTCCGGCCAAGCTCACCTTTGTGCTAGGCAGCCGCATGCGCCCCGCCGATTGGGTTGATAAACCCTTTGAGGAGCTTACCCGCGAAGACTTTGTAGTCCTGACGGAGCGCGTGCAGCAGCAAATGCAGCTGGAACTCAACGATGCCGTGGCGCGCTACGGCCAGCAGCCTTACCGCCTAAGCGAGCTGTGGCAGCGCATGAAAGAGAACTGGCGCTACTTCCCGTTCTTCCTGCCGCCGTTCTGGCCCATGTTGTTTCACGAGTTCGAACGGCAATATTCCAAGAACGGCCGCAAGCAGTTTCGGCTGCGGCTCGCGGGGTTTGGTACCACGCTGCGGCTGCTGTGGCGCAATCCGTTTGTTATCAATTTCTTTATACCGATCCTGGGCTGGATACCTATTGCTATCCGGGGATACTACAAAAACCGCATCGGCCAGAAACTGCCCGGCCAGCGGTAG
- a CDS encoding ABC1 kinase family protein codes for MFKNTITNLGRIRQVVEVLLRYGFEDAVTTTALRRLVPERQRRSWHHGSQSVFEMSRWERVRMVIEELGPTFIKLAQVLSNRADLLPQPLVDEFAKLQSSVPPFDSAVARQIVAQELGRPIEEVFSEFDDVPLGSASIGQVHRARLLDGQEVVVKVQRPDARDKITTDLSLLRELVRLTGGYLRRQGISNPQDIVEAFERSMMQELDYTSEARAMEQFRKLYAEYHTFYVPEPHRALSTARVLVIEFISGCKITDKEQLLRWNLDPATVAETGMDIYLTQIFEFGIFHADPHPGNVLVRPDGSIVLIDFGMVGRLTKQQKYAFAGVFISMGQQDARGMALNFRRLALTSDIRDMRTFEAELQQLIDDFTGLDVKEMSMSALAERLQGVIYRYKLQVPGSVFLILRALVILEGIGKVLHPAFNTFEFVRPYGRRLIMEQYSMSNIGAELQYTGQQLLALMYTLPTDLRQIVRKLSKGDLRVQAQLSGYAPLLSTAEKLVSRTIITLLAVAFLLFSGLSLLGNYPAGQMPYYRGLPAVTWWGLGGTAFWLLVLFILTIRKEEQ; via the coding sequence ATGTTCAAAAACACGATAACCAACCTCGGTCGCATTCGCCAAGTGGTGGAGGTGCTGCTGCGCTATGGCTTTGAGGACGCCGTAACCACCACGGCCTTGCGGCGGCTGGTGCCCGAGCGGCAGCGCCGCAGCTGGCACCACGGCTCGCAGTCGGTGTTCGAGATGTCGCGTTGGGAGCGGGTGCGCATGGTTATCGAGGAGTTGGGCCCCACGTTTATCAAGCTGGCGCAGGTGCTCAGCAACCGCGCCGATTTGCTGCCCCAGCCCTTGGTTGATGAGTTTGCCAAGCTGCAGAGCAGCGTGCCGCCCTTTGATAGCGCCGTGGCCCGCCAGATTGTGGCGCAGGAGCTGGGCCGTCCCATCGAGGAAGTGTTCAGCGAGTTCGACGACGTGCCCCTGGGTTCGGCCTCTATTGGGCAGGTGCACCGCGCCCGCCTGCTCGATGGGCAGGAAGTGGTGGTGAAGGTGCAGCGCCCCGATGCCCGCGACAAAATCACGACGGACCTGAGTTTGCTGCGCGAGCTGGTTCGCCTGACGGGCGGCTACCTGCGCCGCCAAGGCATCAGCAACCCGCAGGACATTGTGGAGGCCTTTGAGCGCAGCATGATGCAGGAGCTCGACTACACCTCCGAAGCGCGGGCCATGGAGCAGTTTCGCAAGCTCTACGCCGAGTACCACACGTTTTACGTGCCCGAGCCGCACCGCGCGCTAAGCACGGCCCGCGTGCTGGTGATTGAGTTTATCAGCGGCTGCAAAATTACCGACAAAGAGCAGCTGCTGCGCTGGAACCTTGACCCCGCCACGGTGGCCGAAACCGGCATGGACATCTACCTGACGCAGATTTTCGAGTTCGGGATATTCCACGCCGATCCGCACCCCGGCAACGTGCTGGTGCGCCCCGATGGCAGCATCGTGCTCATCGACTTTGGCATGGTGGGCCGCCTTACCAAGCAGCAGAAGTACGCGTTTGCGGGCGTGTTCATCAGCATGGGCCAGCAAGATGCCCGCGGCATGGCGCTCAACTTCCGGCGCCTGGCCCTCACCTCCGATATCCGCGACATGCGCACCTTCGAGGCCGAGCTGCAGCAGCTCATCGACGACTTCACGGGCCTCGATGTGAAGGAGATGAGCATGAGCGCCCTGGCCGAGCGCCTGCAAGGCGTTATTTATCGCTACAAGCTGCAGGTGCCCGGTTCGGTGTTCCTGATTCTGCGGGCGTTGGTAATCTTGGAAGGCATTGGCAAGGTGCTGCACCCGGCCTTCAACACCTTCGAGTTTGTGCGCCCCTACGGCCGCCGGCTGATTATGGAGCAGTACTCCATGAGCAACATCGGCGCCGAGCTGCAGTACACCGGCCAGCAGCTGCTGGCTCTCATGTACACGCTGCCCACCGATTTGCGCCAGATTGTGCGCAAGCTCTCCAAAGGCGATTTGCGGGTGCAGGCGCAGCTTTCGGGCTACGCACCACTGCTTAGCACGGCCGAAAAGCTGGTATCGCGCACCATTATTACGCTGCTGGCGGTGGCGTTTCTGCTGTTTTCGGGTTTGTCGTTGCTGGGCAATTACCCGGCCGGCCAAATGCCCTATTACCGCGGCTTACCGGCCGTTACGTGGTGGGGCCTGGGCGGCACGGCCTTCTGGCTGCTGGTGCTGTTTATTCTGACCATCCGCAAGGAAGAGCAGTAG
- a CDS encoding phasin family protein: MEDLFKKFIYAGVGFVSRTNDRVQDTINQLVQENKLSQKEGQKILNELQKNTDTKRKEFETQINSIAKRVMKGMGVASNSDVEELKKAVKGNGSKAGGAATKASGTATASKTKSTTAKKADSATAAAPAKKAATGGSKSSSAKKSGASAATGSTAAASDNA, from the coding sequence ATGGAAGACCTGTTTAAGAAGTTCATCTACGCTGGCGTTGGGTTTGTTTCGCGCACCAACGACCGGGTGCAGGACACGATCAACCAACTGGTGCAGGAAAACAAACTCTCGCAGAAAGAGGGGCAGAAAATCCTGAACGAGCTGCAAAAGAACACCGACACCAAGCGCAAGGAGTTCGAAACCCAGATCAACAGCATTGCCAAGCGCGTGATGAAGGGCATGGGCGTAGCCTCGAACTCGGATGTGGAAGAGCTGAAGAAAGCCGTAAAAGGCAACGGTAGCAAAGCCGGGGGCGCCGCTACCAAAGCTTCGGGCACCGCCACGGCCAGCAAAACCAAGAGCACCACTGCCAAAAAGGCCGATAGCGCCACGGCTGCGGCTCCGGCTAAAAAAGCCGCAACGGGCGGTAGCAAAAGCAGCTCGGCTAAAAAATCGGGCGCCTCGGCCGCTACGGGCAGTACCGCTGCTGCTTCCGACAACGCTTAA
- a CDS encoding phospho-sugar mutase, whose product MPLSSDIQQKISTWLSGNYDDETKAEIRRLQESGDEEALNDAFYRDLEFGTGGLRGIMGVGSNRMNRYTLGMATQGLCNYLLQQFPGEEIKVAIAHDSRLNSRTFAETAAGIFSANGITVYLFEALRPTPELSFAIRHLGCHSGCVVTASHNPKEYNGYKVYWQDGAQVVAPHDKNIIREVNAIQSVDAVKFQADPSRIHIIGEDLDNAYLGEVAKLSINPDAIKRQHDLKIVYTPLHGTGITMVPKALQRFGFDNIHIVQEQATPDGNFPTVKSPNPEEKVAMQMALDQAKQLDADIVIATDPDADRVGIGVKNTHGEWVLVNGNQTAALLTHYLVSARQQAGQLDKEKDYIVYTIVTSDVLGDVARHYGIRSYQTLTGFKYIAGIIRDLEARNEGHYYIGGGEESYGFMIGSFVRDKDAVSACCLIAEMAAVAKDQGRTLYEEMVQMYRTYGLYKEDLISLTKKGQRGAEEIQEMMAQLRQNPPASLGGSPVVQLLDYQQQVARDLRTGQERPLELERSNVLQFLTEDGSKVSARPSGTEPKIKFYFSLKQPFGNGADFEQAQQQLDGRIQQIIREMQLQ is encoded by the coding sequence ATGCCTCTTTCTTCCGACATCCAGCAAAAAATCAGCACCTGGCTTAGCGGCAACTACGACGACGAAACCAAGGCCGAAATCCGCCGCCTGCAAGAAAGCGGCGACGAAGAAGCCCTAAACGACGCCTTTTACCGCGACCTGGAATTCGGCACCGGCGGCTTGCGCGGCATTATGGGCGTGGGCTCGAACCGCATGAACCGCTACACCCTGGGCATGGCTACGCAGGGCCTGTGCAACTACCTGTTGCAGCAGTTCCCCGGCGAGGAAATCAAAGTAGCTATTGCCCACGACTCGCGCCTGAACTCGCGCACCTTCGCCGAAACCGCAGCCGGCATTTTCTCGGCCAACGGCATCACGGTGTACCTGTTCGAAGCGCTGCGCCCCACCCCCGAGCTGTCGTTTGCCATTCGGCACCTAGGCTGCCACAGCGGCTGCGTGGTTACGGCCTCGCACAACCCCAAGGAGTACAACGGCTACAAGGTGTACTGGCAGGACGGCGCCCAGGTAGTAGCGCCGCACGACAAAAACATCATCCGCGAGGTAAACGCCATTCAATCGGTCGATGCGGTGAAGTTCCAGGCCGATCCGTCGCGCATCCACATCATCGGCGAAGACCTTGACAATGCTTACCTAGGCGAAGTTGCCAAGCTGAGCATCAACCCCGATGCCATTAAGCGCCAGCACGACCTCAAAATCGTGTACACGCCGCTGCACGGCACGGGCATTACCATGGTGCCCAAGGCCTTGCAGCGCTTCGGCTTCGACAACATCCACATCGTGCAGGAACAGGCCACGCCCGATGGCAACTTCCCGACGGTGAAGTCGCCGAACCCCGAGGAGAAAGTAGCCATGCAGATGGCCCTCGACCAGGCCAAGCAGCTCGATGCCGACATTGTAATTGCCACCGACCCCGACGCCGACCGCGTAGGCATTGGCGTGAAGAACACCCATGGCGAGTGGGTGCTCGTGAACGGCAACCAAACCGCCGCGCTGCTCACGCACTACCTTGTATCGGCCCGCCAGCAAGCCGGCCAGCTCGATAAGGAGAAGGATTACATCGTGTACACCATCGTGACGAGCGACGTGCTCGGCGACGTGGCCCGGCACTACGGCATCCGCTCTTACCAAACCCTTACCGGCTTCAAGTACATTGCCGGCATCATCCGCGACCTGGAGGCCCGCAACGAAGGCCACTACTACATTGGCGGCGGCGAGGAAAGCTACGGCTTCATGATCGGCTCGTTCGTGCGCGACAAAGACGCCGTTTCGGCCTGCTGCCTAATTGCCGAAATGGCCGCCGTGGCCAAAGACCAGGGCCGCACGCTGTACGAGGAAATGGTGCAGATGTACCGCACCTACGGCCTCTACAAAGAAGACTTGATTTCGCTGACCAAAAAAGGCCAGCGCGGCGCCGAGGAAATTCAGGAAATGATGGCCCAGCTCCGCCAGAACCCGCCCGCTTCCCTAGGTGGCTCGCCCGTGGTGCAGCTCCTCGACTACCAGCAGCAAGTGGCCCGCGACCTGCGCACCGGCCAGGAGCGCCCCCTGGAGTTGGAGCGCAGCAACGTGCTGCAGTTCCTCACCGAAGACGGCTCCAAGGTATCGGCCCGCCCCTCGGGCACCGAGCCCAAAATCAAGTTCTACTTCAGCCTGAAGCAGCCCTTCGGCAACGGCGCCGATTTCGAGCAAGCCCAGCAGCAGCTGGATGGCCGCATTCAGCAGATTATTCGGGAGATGCAGCTGCAGTAA
- a CDS encoding aspartyl protease family protein has product MASSSPCRCPLLGRVRLWVLAWLAGVVVAAWAPRAGAAQTTLFKLTQSKSTRCRLPFTLQRNLIVVPVMLNGRGPYYFMLDTGVGTSLITDPGLRDSLDLRLGQRFLVAGVGEEAPLVAFQTDSVRVQLGDKASSPSISFLLLSDDVFDLSSYVGQPIHGILGADVFRSFVVEVDAEEQVLILHDPTRFRAPRGRRWTHLPLDIEGDKSYINTEVALNDSVRMPLKLILDTGAGHALSIETSSDARLTLPPKRLRTHLGRGLSGDVHGYLGRVQGLQLGRYYVNSLITSFPDDKAVQAKVNVPRNGNVGFELLKRFNVIIDYPHNKLWLKPNGLYRDPFEHDMCGLELLATGPQYRRYVVQRVEPGSPADNANIKPRDEILSLNLAPAESFSLTQLSRLLHSADGRELILFLRRPDGEIYVARITLKRQI; this is encoded by the coding sequence ATGGCCTCGTCAAGCCCGTGTCGTTGTCCGTTGCTTGGCCGCGTGCGGCTTTGGGTGCTGGCCTGGTTGGCAGGGGTGGTTGTAGCGGCCTGGGCACCTAGGGCCGGCGCGGCACAAACCACGTTGTTTAAGCTCACGCAGAGCAAAAGCACCAGGTGCCGCCTGCCGTTTACGCTGCAGCGCAACCTTATTGTGGTGCCCGTAATGCTCAACGGCCGCGGGCCCTACTACTTCATGCTCGATACGGGCGTGGGCACCTCGCTGATAACCGACCCCGGCCTGCGCGATTCGCTCGATTTACGCCTGGGCCAGCGCTTTTTGGTGGCCGGGGTAGGCGAGGAGGCCCCGTTGGTAGCCTTTCAGACCGATAGCGTGCGCGTGCAGCTGGGCGACAAAGCCTCGTCGCCCAGCATTTCCTTTCTGCTGCTCTCCGACGATGTTTTCGACCTCTCGAGCTACGTGGGCCAGCCTATTCACGGCATTTTGGGGGCCGATGTCTTCCGCAGCTTTGTGGTGGAGGTGGATGCCGAGGAGCAAGTGCTCATCCTGCACGACCCTACCCGTTTCCGGGCGCCGCGCGGCCGCCGCTGGACGCACCTGCCCCTCGATATCGAAGGCGATAAATCGTACATCAACACCGAGGTGGCCCTCAACGACTCGGTGCGCATGCCCCTCAAGCTGATTCTGGATACCGGCGCCGGCCACGCGCTTTCCATCGAAACCAGCTCCGATGCCCGCCTTACCCTGCCGCCCAAGCGCCTGCGCACGCACCTGGGGCGCGGCCTCAGCGGCGATGTGCACGGCTACCTGGGGCGCGTGCAGGGCCTGCAGCTGGGCCGCTACTACGTCAATTCGCTTATCACCTCTTTCCCCGACGACAAGGCCGTGCAGGCCAAAGTGAACGTGCCCCGCAACGGCAACGTGGGTTTCGAGCTGCTCAAGCGTTTCAACGTCATCATCGATTACCCGCACAACAAGCTGTGGCTGAAGCCAAACGGCCTGTACCGCGACCCGTTTGAGCACGATATGTGCGGCCTGGAGCTGCTGGCCACCGGGCCGCAGTACCGCCGCTACGTGGTGCAGCGCGTGGAGCCCGGCTCGCCGGCCGACAACGCCAACATAAAGCCGCGCGACGAGATTTTGTCGCTTAACCTGGCCCCGGCCGAGTCGTTTTCGCTCACGCAGCTCAGCCGCCTGCTGCACTCGGCCGATGGCCGCGAGCTGATCCTGTTTCTGCGCCGGCCCGACGGCGAAATCTACGTGGCGCGCATTACCCTGAAACGGCAGATTTAA
- a CDS encoding o-succinylbenzoate synthase, giving the protein MPLQLRYSHRALRFNFPARTSRGALTEHVAWYLHLSDDDSGVEGIGEAAPLAGLSPDHRLDFEGRLQRLCEEFNHLGLAEVPANWQELVEPEWPALRFGLETALLDYQGGGRHQLFDNAFSRGEAGVPINGLVWMGDAAFMQEQIRKKLGEGYRCLKMKIGGIDFDTELALLRSIREVASPAELVLRVDANGAFALPDAQRKLEQLAAFGLHSIEQPIKAGQWQALAELCRTSPVPIALDEELIGVTDLGQQRRLLEQVQPAYVVLKPTLLGGLGAAGQWIAEATHRNIGWWMTSALESNVGLNAISQYTAQYPMADFAQGLGTGQLYHNNVRSPLQVAGGYLHYNPLGSWEEPR; this is encoded by the coding sequence ATGCCCCTACAGCTACGATACTCGCACCGTGCGTTGCGCTTCAACTTTCCGGCCCGCACCTCGCGCGGCGCGCTTACCGAGCACGTAGCCTGGTACCTGCACCTTTCCGATGACGACTCAGGAGTTGAAGGCATAGGCGAGGCGGCTCCGCTGGCCGGACTCAGCCCCGACCACCGCCTCGACTTTGAAGGCCGCCTGCAACGGCTGTGCGAGGAGTTCAACCACCTAGGGCTTGCCGAGGTACCGGCCAACTGGCAGGAGCTGGTAGAGCCCGAATGGCCTGCGCTGCGCTTCGGCCTCGAAACGGCCCTGCTCGATTACCAGGGCGGCGGCCGCCACCAATTATTCGATAATGCCTTTAGCCGCGGCGAAGCGGGCGTACCCATCAACGGCTTGGTTTGGATGGGCGACGCCGCGTTTATGCAGGAGCAAATCCGGAAAAAACTCGGCGAGGGCTACCGCTGCCTGAAAATGAAAATCGGCGGCATCGACTTTGATACCGAGCTGGCCCTGCTGCGCAGCATTCGGGAGGTGGCCAGCCCCGCCGAGCTGGTGCTGCGCGTGGATGCCAACGGTGCCTTTGCCCTGCCCGATGCCCAACGCAAGCTCGAGCAGTTGGCCGCGTTCGGGTTGCACTCCATCGAGCAGCCCATAAAAGCCGGGCAGTGGCAGGCCCTGGCCGAGCTATGCCGCACCTCGCCCGTGCCCATCGCCCTCGACGAAGAGCTGATCGGCGTAACCGACCTAGGGCAGCAGCGCCGGTTGCTGGAGCAGGTGCAACCGGCCTACGTGGTGCTCAAGCCCACGCTGCTCGGCGGCCTGGGTGCTGCGGGCCAATGGATTGCCGAGGCCACTCACCGCAACATTGGCTGGTGGATGACCTCGGCGCTGGAATCCAACGTAGGCCTGAACGCCATCAGCCAATACACGGCCCAGTACCCCATGGCCGATTTTGCTCAGGGCCTGGGCACCGGGCAGTTGTACCACAACAACGTGCGCAGCCCGCTGCAGGTAGCAGGCGGCTATTTGCACTACAACCCCTTGGGTAGCTGGGAGGAGCCCCGCTAA
- a CDS encoding alpha/beta hydrolase has product MPSFQHQLVKTLLSAAAGPIARRRPAINTLRLGLELSTLLQFMPWNVHFERADTGTTGVVAEWIEPDGADCRRVLLYLHGGAYVMGSLNTHRGFIGALAQHCGLRALSADYRKAPEHPFPAALHDAAAAWHWLLSQGYRPQDVILAGDSAGGGLVLALMLYLREAGLPQPAAALCLSPWSDLAIPGSAANNSGKLPDEAKLVEALEIKAWGRQYAGTTPLTHPMLSPLFAELHDLPPLLLQVSDGELLYPDTLALAAKARAAGVPVTLQTFEGLVHWWHLFWRTVPEAKVALQRAAGFVQGVWRAQAAAEQLLAPKHLGARRPKVVRPVARAAA; this is encoded by the coding sequence ATGCCTTCCTTTCAGCATCAGCTGGTCAAAACCTTGCTTTCGGCCGCAGCCGGGCCCATTGCCCGTCGGCGGCCTGCCATCAATACCTTGCGCCTGGGCCTGGAGCTAAGCACGTTGCTGCAGTTTATGCCCTGGAACGTGCACTTCGAGCGGGCCGATACGGGCACTACCGGCGTGGTAGCCGAGTGGATTGAGCCCGACGGCGCCGATTGCCGCCGCGTGCTGCTCTACCTGCACGGCGGCGCCTACGTAATGGGCTCCCTCAACACGCACCGGGGTTTTATTGGCGCCTTAGCGCAGCACTGCGGCCTACGCGCCCTATCGGCCGATTACCGCAAAGCGCCTGAGCATCCTTTTCCGGCTGCTTTGCACGATGCCGCCGCCGCCTGGCACTGGCTGCTTAGCCAAGGCTACCGCCCGCAAGATGTAATCCTGGCCGGCGACTCGGCCGGTGGCGGCTTGGTGCTGGCGCTGATGCTGTACCTGCGCGAGGCCGGCTTGCCCCAGCCCGCAGCTGCCTTGTGCCTTTCGCCCTGGAGCGACCTAGCCATACCGGGTAGTGCCGCCAACAACTCAGGCAAATTGCCCGACGAGGCCAAGCTGGTGGAGGCCCTCGAGATAAAAGCCTGGGGCCGGCAATATGCCGGCACTACGCCGCTTACGCACCCCATGCTCTCGCCCTTGTTTGCCGAGCTGCACGATTTGCCCCCGTTGCTGCTGCAAGTATCCGATGGCGAGTTACTCTACCCCGATACCCTGGCCTTGGCCGCCAAAGCGCGTGCAGCCGGTGTTCCCGTAACCCTCCAAACCTTCGAGGGGCTGGTGCACTGGTGGCACTTATTTTGGCGCACCGTGCCCGAGGCCAAAGTGGCCTTGCAGCGGGCTGCTGGCTTTGTGCAAGGCGTGTGGCGTGCCCAGGCCGCTGCCGAGCAGCTGCTGGCCCCAAAGCACCTAGGCGCACGGCGGCCGAAAGTCGTTCGGCCGGTGGCCAGAGCGGCGGCCTAA